A part of Aegilops tauschii subsp. strangulata cultivar AL8/78 chromosome 2, Aet v6.0, whole genome shotgun sequence genomic DNA contains:
- the LOC109785764 gene encoding tau-cadinol synthase-like isoform X2, which yields MASHDAITTATATAAVSEVAPVFHPTVWGDFFINYNPRPKSQMSEERMTERSNQLKEKIIGLFSCSAIVEQLYLVDTLQHLSVDQHFHEQIDSTLRSTHAGEFNSSSLHDVALRFRILRQQGFWVSPDVFSKFKDEDGAFHVNVTNDPRGLLSLYNAAYLFIHGETELEESISFARRHLESMEGKLEYPLAEQVRRALHLPLPRTLKRVEALHYMSEYKQEPMHNSSILEFAKLDFNLLQRLHLKELKALSRWWKNLYREVGLNYSRDRVVECYFWAYTAYYEKEYTHARMILAKIIAIIIMTDDTYDVRATLVECKQLNEAIQRWEESATSLLPEYLQKFYLKLMSTFKEFEDELKPDEKYRVAFSTKAFQILSNNYLQEAEWFHQNHKPRFNDQVKVSSVCSGGPWVCVGLLVGMGDTATKEALEWALGCTDAVRACAEVTRFMNDLASFKRGKNKNDVASSVECYISEYGVASEVAIAKIGSLIEDAWKTTNQARFELPELLPAVQRVANITISMPFMYDDKTDAFTFSSRLEGTIKRLFVNPIEL from the exons ATGGCGTCCCATGATGCTATcaccaccgccaccgccaccgccgccgtttCAGAGGTGGCGCCTGTGTTCCATCCCACGGTGTGGGGCGACTTCTTCATCAACTACAATCC GCGGCCCAAAAGTCAG ATGTCAGAGGAAAGGATGACAGAGAGGTCCAATCAACTGAAGGAGAAAATAATTGGGTTATTTTCGTGCAGTGCCATAGTTGAGCAACTGTACCTTGTAGACACACTCCAACACCTGAGCGTAGATCAACATTTTCATGAACAAATTGACTCCACATTAAGAAGCACTCATGCTGGTGAATTCAATAGCTCTAGCCTTCATGATGTCGCCCTTCGGTTCCGCATACTGAGGCAGCAAGGCTTTTGGGTTTCTCCAG ATGTATTCAGCAAGTTCAAAGACGAAGATGGGGCCTTCCATGTTAACGTAACTAACGACCCAAGGGGGCTATTAAGTCTATACAATGCAGCATACCTTTTTATCCATGGGGAGACAGAACTTGAAGAAAGCATCTCGTTTGCGAGGCGGCACCTCGAATCGATGGAAGGTAAGCTTGAGTACCCATTGGCAGAGCAAGTCAGGCGCGCCCTTCACTTACCACTGCCAAGGACCTTGAAGAGAGTCGAGGCGCTGCATTATATGTCAGAGTACAAACAAGAGCCAATGCACAACTCCTCCATTCTGGAGTTTGCCAAACTGGACTTTAACCTTCTGCAACGTCTCCACTTGAAGGAGCTCAAGGCCCTCTCTAG ATGGTGGAAAAATCTTTACAGAGAAGTGGGGCTAAACTACTCGCGGGATCGTGTGGTTGAGTGCTACTTCTGGGCGTATACGGCATACTACGAGAAAGAGTATACACATGCAAGGATGATTCTCGCTAAGATAATCGCAATAATAATAATGACAGATGACACTTACGATGTCCGTGCTACTTTGGTTGAGTGTAAACAGCTCAATGAAGCTATACAAAG ATGGGAGGAGAGTGCTACTTCTCTTCTACCAGAGTACTTGCAGAAGTTCTACCTCAAGCTCATGAGCACCTTCAAGGAGTTTGAGGACGAATTGAAACCGGATGAGAAGTACCGTGTCGCTTTTAGCACAAAAGCG TTTCAAATATTATCAAACAACTATCTCCAAGAAGCCGAATGGTTTCATCAAAATCACAAGCCAAGATTTAATGATCAAGTGAAGGTATCTAGTGTGTGCTCAGGCGGACCATGGGTATGTGTTGGGTTGCTAGTTGGTATGGGCGATACTGCAACCAAGGAGGCACTGGAATGGGCCCTCGGTTGCACCGATGCTGTCAGGGCTTGTGCAGAGGTGACACGTTTCATGAATGATCTTGCTTCCTTTAAG CGTGGAAAGAACAAAAATGATGTGGCCAGCTCCGTGGAATGCTACATCAGTGAGTACGGCGTGGCGAGTGAGGTTGCCATTGCCAAGATAGGGTCTCTGATTGAAGATGCATGGAAGACTACGAATCAAGCACGCTTTGAGCTCCCTGAGCTGCTTCCGGCGGTGCAGCGAGTCGCAAATATAACGATCAGCATGCCCTTCATGTATGATGACAAGACAGATGCTTTTACGTTCAGCAGCCGTCTTGAGGGGACGATTAAGCGACTGTTTGTCAATCCTATTGAGCTCTAG
- the LOC109785764 gene encoding tau-cadinol synthase-like isoform X1, which yields MSEERMTERSNQLKEKIIGLFSCSAIVEQLYLVDTLQHLSVDQHFHEQIDSTLRSTHAGEFNSSSLHDVALRFRILRQQGFWVSPDVFSKFKDEDGAFHVNVTNDPRGLLSLYNAAYLFIHGETELEESISFARRHLESMEGKLEYPLAEQVRRALHLPLPRTLKRVEALHYMSEYKQEPMHNSSILEFAKLDFNLLQRLHLKELKALSRWWKNLYREVGLNYSRDRVVECYFWAYTAYYEKEYTHARMILAKIIAIIIMTDDTYDVRATLVECKQLNEAIQRWEESATSLLPEYLQKFYLKLMSTFKEFEDELKPDEKYRVAFSTKAFQILSNNYLQEAEWFHQNHKPRFNDQVKVSSVCSGGPWVCVGLLVGMGDTATKEALEWALGCTDAVRACAEVTRFMNDLASFKRGKNKNDVASSVECYISEYGVASEVAIAKIGSLIEDAWKTTNQARFELPELLPAVQRVANITISMPFMYDDKTDAFTFSSRLEGTIKRLFVNPIEL from the exons ATGTCAGAGGAAAGGATGACAGAGAGGTCCAATCAACTGAAGGAGAAAATAATTGGGTTATTTTCGTGCAGTGCCATAGTTGAGCAACTGTACCTTGTAGACACACTCCAACACCTGAGCGTAGATCAACATTTTCATGAACAAATTGACTCCACATTAAGAAGCACTCATGCTGGTGAATTCAATAGCTCTAGCCTTCATGATGTCGCCCTTCGGTTCCGCATACTGAGGCAGCAAGGCTTTTGGGTTTCTCCAG ATGTATTCAGCAAGTTCAAAGACGAAGATGGGGCCTTCCATGTTAACGTAACTAACGACCCAAGGGGGCTATTAAGTCTATACAATGCAGCATACCTTTTTATCCATGGGGAGACAGAACTTGAAGAAAGCATCTCGTTTGCGAGGCGGCACCTCGAATCGATGGAAGGTAAGCTTGAGTACCCATTGGCAGAGCAAGTCAGGCGCGCCCTTCACTTACCACTGCCAAGGACCTTGAAGAGAGTCGAGGCGCTGCATTATATGTCAGAGTACAAACAAGAGCCAATGCACAACTCCTCCATTCTGGAGTTTGCCAAACTGGACTTTAACCTTCTGCAACGTCTCCACTTGAAGGAGCTCAAGGCCCTCTCTAG ATGGTGGAAAAATCTTTACAGAGAAGTGGGGCTAAACTACTCGCGGGATCGTGTGGTTGAGTGCTACTTCTGGGCGTATACGGCATACTACGAGAAAGAGTATACACATGCAAGGATGATTCTCGCTAAGATAATCGCAATAATAATAATGACAGATGACACTTACGATGTCCGTGCTACTTTGGTTGAGTGTAAACAGCTCAATGAAGCTATACAAAG ATGGGAGGAGAGTGCTACTTCTCTTCTACCAGAGTACTTGCAGAAGTTCTACCTCAAGCTCATGAGCACCTTCAAGGAGTTTGAGGACGAATTGAAACCGGATGAGAAGTACCGTGTCGCTTTTAGCACAAAAGCG TTTCAAATATTATCAAACAACTATCTCCAAGAAGCCGAATGGTTTCATCAAAATCACAAGCCAAGATTTAATGATCAAGTGAAGGTATCTAGTGTGTGCTCAGGCGGACCATGGGTATGTGTTGGGTTGCTAGTTGGTATGGGCGATACTGCAACCAAGGAGGCACTGGAATGGGCCCTCGGTTGCACCGATGCTGTCAGGGCTTGTGCAGAGGTGACACGTTTCATGAATGATCTTGCTTCCTTTAAG CGTGGAAAGAACAAAAATGATGTGGCCAGCTCCGTGGAATGCTACATCAGTGAGTACGGCGTGGCGAGTGAGGTTGCCATTGCCAAGATAGGGTCTCTGATTGAAGATGCATGGAAGACTACGAATCAAGCACGCTTTGAGCTCCCTGAGCTGCTTCCGGCGGTGCAGCGAGTCGCAAATATAACGATCAGCATGCCCTTCATGTATGATGACAAGACAGATGCTTTTACGTTCAGCAGCCGTCTTGAGGGGACGATTAAGCGACTGTTTGTCAATCCTATTGAGCTCTAG